In a genomic window of Candidatus Baltobacteraceae bacterium:
- the thyX gene encoding FAD-dependent thymidylate synthase, translating into MAVKLVWSTPDAERLMGYCARVSNPENQENPNVAGLLRYCIKHGHWSVFEMADMCVQIATTRGISAQVLRHRSFHFQEFSLRYAPVQKIERVRPRRQDAKNRQSSHDDLPADTLEWFERAQNEHFGQARKLYDEALARGIAKESARFLLPLASGTTIYMKGSVRDWIHYLNLRTDPGTQLEHREIAQGCKDLFIEQFPIVAEALGWSATPAAAPDLEPAK; encoded by the coding sequence ATGGCCGTCAAACTCGTGTGGAGCACCCCCGATGCAGAGCGCCTAATGGGCTACTGCGCGCGCGTGAGCAATCCGGAGAATCAAGAGAATCCCAACGTCGCGGGTCTCCTGCGCTATTGCATCAAGCACGGCCACTGGTCGGTCTTCGAGATGGCCGATATGTGCGTCCAAATAGCGACGACGCGCGGTATTAGCGCGCAGGTCCTCCGCCATCGGAGTTTTCATTTTCAGGAGTTCAGCTTACGCTACGCGCCGGTGCAGAAAATCGAACGCGTGCGCCCGCGACGTCAAGATGCGAAGAATCGTCAGTCGTCGCACGACGATCTTCCGGCCGATACGCTCGAATGGTTCGAGCGCGCGCAGAACGAGCATTTCGGGCAAGCGCGCAAGCTCTACGACGAAGCGCTCGCACGCGGGATCGCTAAAGAATCGGCGCGTTTTTTACTGCCCCTGGCGTCGGGAACCACGATCTATATGAAGGGCAGCGTTCGCGACTGGATCCACTATCTCAACCTGCGCACCGACCCGGGCACGCAGTTGGAGCATCGCGAGATCGCCCAGGGCTGCAAAGACCTTTTCATCGAGCAGTTTCCAATCGTCGCCGAAGCCCTCGGCTGGAGCGCAACGCCCGCAGCCGCCCCCGATCTCGAACCCGCCAAGTAA
- a CDS encoding M48 family metalloprotease, whose translation MAIAGLLLAALFVLFAGGNALAGTARPNALDRSVDAIPAATLQSAPAIALVDADREAAAERLQGYRAPIWIAMMLLQILVLAWFWRSGWAAAWRDRLRRSMRNAFAVRFVFGASLVLIAKFAALLPQFAEYRLWRVMDISTELSRAWIADWFLGALFAMAIAGVVAGVVLWFADRTHQWYLYTIAGVIAITLLVKWANPLTAPAFARETAVPPAVATETAALASGAGLGGVRVREAVISDRTRAGSANVIGLGPSQTLLLSDTLLQGSTRGEVRFAIAREIGYLVADDSLHLAIAEALIAIVGAALAVFIADRIGFRRDDDPVSRLALVGALLGCVYLIALPLYRGYERGVEARADRYALALTRDPAPAIRAVVRRADQELLAVCPNRFSLAYFETMPPTAARVAAFTGRANPCP comes from the coding sequence GTGGCGATTGCGGGGTTGCTGCTCGCGGCGTTGTTCGTGCTTTTTGCGGGGGGCAACGCGCTTGCGGGGACGGCGCGCCCGAACGCGCTCGACCGCAGCGTCGATGCGATTCCGGCGGCGACGCTGCAATCGGCTCCGGCGATTGCGCTCGTGGACGCCGATCGCGAAGCTGCGGCGGAGCGCCTGCAAGGCTATCGCGCGCCGATCTGGATCGCGATGATGCTGTTGCAGATTCTGGTTCTCGCGTGGTTTTGGCGCTCCGGCTGGGCGGCGGCGTGGCGCGACCGCTTGCGCCGATCGATGCGAAACGCGTTTGCCGTGCGTTTCGTTTTCGGCGCCTCGCTCGTACTGATCGCCAAGTTCGCGGCCTTGCTCCCGCAATTCGCGGAATACCGGCTGTGGCGCGTGATGGATATCTCGACGGAACTCTCGCGCGCCTGGATCGCCGATTGGTTTCTGGGCGCGCTATTCGCGATGGCGATTGCCGGCGTCGTCGCCGGCGTCGTGCTGTGGTTCGCCGACCGCACCCATCAGTGGTATCTCTACACGATCGCCGGCGTTATCGCGATCACGCTGCTCGTGAAGTGGGCGAATCCGCTCACCGCGCCCGCCTTTGCTCGTGAGACTGCGGTACCACCGGCGGTGGCAACCGAGACGGCCGCGCTCGCTTCCGGCGCCGGACTGGGCGGCGTACGCGTGCGCGAGGCCGTGATCTCCGATAGAACGCGCGCGGGCAGCGCGAACGTTATCGGGCTCGGCCCGTCGCAAACTCTTCTGCTCTCCGACACCCTGCTGCAGGGCAGTACGCGCGGCGAGGTGCGCTTCGCGATCGCGCGCGAGATCGGCTATCTCGTTGCGGACGACTCGTTACACCTAGCGATCGCCGAAGCGCTGATCGCAATCGTCGGCGCCGCGCTCGCGGTCTTTATCGCCGACCGCATCGGTTTTCGGCGCGACGACGATCCGGTTTCGCGCCTGGCTCTGGTCGGCGCTTTGCTCGGGTGCGTCTATCTGATCGCGCTGCCGCTCTATCGCGGCTACGAACGCGGCGTGGAAGCGCGCGCGGACCGGTACGCCCTCGCGCTGACGCGCGATCCCGCCCCCGCGATTCGGGCCGTCGTGCGGCGCGCCGATCAAGAACTGCTCGCCGTATGCCCGAATCGCTTCTCGCTCGCTTACTTCGAGACGATGCCTCCAACGGCGGCGCGCGTCGCCGCGTTTACGGGCCGCGCGAATCCCTGCCCCTGA
- a CDS encoding GGDEF domain-containing protein produces the protein MLTLVGGAAVLLACLLVRASALVKFYERSLRRVERRESDVLEAVRILTAASRESSAAVLIALDRTLRVLDPAIDDVLVFVPETEELACVFAGGGRSEHFRGLRLRRDASDSLPARAALCAHRAQSGDDARKLMPTDRATLAIPMLDGRGLAAVVYVASARAEAFGEPDALVRAVGQTASPFALAAEREADRASATYDGLTGLLTPRAFRSRLQDDVAHVRLLPATTLSLWFIDTDDFKAVNDRFGHGAGDVVLQRMAALLRDHAVPGVDVVARNGGDEFCAIIRDAQKTVAIARAQAFCEAVRAASFGVEARITASVGLASYPQDATSAQALLELADAAMYHSKHAGRDRVAFALGGSRFAVYGKK, from the coding sequence GTGTTGACGCTTGTCGGCGGCGCCGCGGTTCTCCTCGCGTGCCTGCTCGTTCGCGCGTCGGCGCTCGTAAAGTTTTACGAACGTTCGCTGCGGCGGGTGGAACGCCGCGAATCCGATGTATTGGAGGCCGTTCGCATCCTCACCGCGGCCTCGCGCGAATCCAGCGCCGCCGTTCTGATCGCGCTCGACCGTACGCTGCGCGTGCTCGACCCGGCGATCGACGACGTGCTGGTCTTCGTTCCGGAGACCGAGGAACTCGCGTGCGTCTTTGCCGGCGGCGGCCGCAGCGAGCACTTTCGGGGGCTGCGTCTGAGGCGCGACGCGTCCGACTCGTTGCCCGCGCGCGCGGCTCTCTGCGCGCATCGCGCCCAATCCGGCGACGACGCGCGCAAATTGATGCCGACCGATCGGGCCACGCTCGCGATTCCGATGCTCGACGGCCGGGGCCTCGCCGCCGTGGTCTACGTCGCATCGGCGCGCGCGGAAGCATTCGGCGAGCCCGATGCGCTGGTTCGCGCGGTCGGGCAGACCGCGTCTCCGTTCGCGCTTGCCGCCGAACGCGAAGCGGATCGCGCGAGCGCGACCTACGATGGCCTCACCGGCCTGCTGACGCCGCGCGCTTTTCGAAGCCGTCTGCAAGACGACGTCGCGCACGTGCGGCTCTTACCCGCAACGACGCTTTCGCTCTGGTTCATCGACACCGACGATTTCAAAGCGGTGAACGACCGCTTCGGACACGGAGCCGGCGACGTCGTGCTGCAACGTATGGCGGCGCTGCTGCGCGATCACGCCGTGCCCGGCGTCGACGTGGTCGCGCGCAACGGCGGCGACGAATTTTGCGCGATCATTCGCGACGCACAGAAGACCGTCGCGATCGCGCGCGCGCAAGCGTTTTGCGAAGCGGTGCGCGCGGCGAGTTTCGGCGTCGAGGCGCGCATCACCGCAAGCGTCGGGCTCGCATCGTATCCGCAGGATGCGACGAGCGCGCAGGCGTTGCTCGAACTCGCCGACGCGGCGATGTATCATAGCAAGCATGCCGGCCGCGATCGCGTCGCGTTCGCCCTGGGCGGCTCGCGGTTTGCCGTCTACGGCAAAAAATAG